In Gammaproteobacteria bacterium, the genomic stretch GCAACTCCCTCGGCCAATCCTGTTCTATGCCTGGAAAGTCGATCACGTGTTGTTTTTTGATAATATCGAATTGCAGTATGGCAACTTTTTTTCGATATCGTGCGGCAGGCGAAGAAGGTCGCGAGCCATCGCGGGGAATCTTTGCTCGAATATGTACGTGATACACATCCTTCTCTGCCCATTCCTGTAATACCTTAACATCTTCAACGCGACTGGCTGCATTGACGCGTGTGCTTTCGATTAGCAATACACTGGACGATGTTAAGGTGGTGCTGTCTATTTCAGATTTGAATTGCGTGGCCGCCTGACGCATCGCATTTTTAATAGCCTGCTCTCTAGCCATTCCCACAGCGCCATCCTTGATGACTGCGCTGCCTTGTGCCTCCACGATCGTATCCGCTGAAACACTAAACGCCAATATCAAATTGGCGATCAGGCAGAAAATGATTTGCGAGACTATCGTCGGCATTTAGCGTGTTACTCTGATTGATAGTAGAAATTCTTGGTCGCAATATGATTTGCACTGTTTCCGCTTGCTGGTGCTGGCATATTGCTACTCATAATGAATTCGGCCTGCTGCGCGTTGTCTTTTGGTTGGTTTGCGGCATCAGTACATTCGTCGTCTCTTGAATTAGGAAGCGTTGCGGTCAACAGTCGTTGATCGACGTTGACTTCAACAGTTGTTTCATAACTGCCGTCTTCATGTGGATTTTCTGCGATAACTCTGGCGCCTTGCAGAGTCGTATCAATGTAGACTCTGAAACGGTCTTTTTCGACGACCATATCGCCCAAAGTGGTTCCGCCCCAGATCTGAACACCACGTATACGTTCAGCCAGGCTTCGGTAGGCATCAACTTTTGCCGCACGCATCGCCATCAGTCTGCGTTGCGGATCGGAATAAAAACTTTTGGGAGGTGCGCCGTATCCAGTTGCTCTGACTCGAACACTAGGAACCTTTCTACCATTTAGATTGATGTAGTGACCATCTGCGGTACAGTTGACTTCGGCCATTTTTGCCGCGGCAGATGCGTTATCCTGCATGGAGACAGCCACGGGAGATTTCTCCTTCGCTGAAGTTAGTTCCTTGCCTTGCGCTACTTGCTTCTCCTTGGGATCGTCGGGAAGTGTATAGTGTGTGCAAGCGGCAAAGAGTGTCGCTAGCGTGAACAAACCTGCCGTTTTAATAACCGAGTGCATTGATGGTACTCCCTCAAAATGTGTGAAAAGCGCCTGGTTCATGCTTTTCACGGAATCGATATAACGCTCAAACATAAAATTGCAAAGTGCATACCAAGGGTGTTAGGAAA encodes the following:
- a CDS encoding LPP20 family lipoprotein; this translates as MHSVIKTAGLFTLATLFAACTHYTLPDDPKEKQVAQGKELTSAKEKSPVAVSMQDNASAAAKMAEVNCTADGHYINLNGRKVPSVRVRATGYGAPPKSFYSDPQRRLMAMRAAKVDAYRSLAERIRGVQIWGGTTLGDMVVEKDRFRVYIDTTLQGARVIAENPHEDGSYETTVEVNVDQRLLTATLPNSRDDECTDAANQPKDNAQQAEFIMSSNMPAPASGNSANHIATKNFYYQSE